The sequence below is a genomic window from Dyadobacter chenwenxiniae.
GAGCTTCAAGTTACTAAGGCGACGCCGCCAACATTTTTAGTCCATTCCGGTGCGGATGTGGTCGTTCCGGCTGCTAATAGCATTGAATTTTACAAAGCACTCAACAATAATGGTGTCCCTGGTGCGCTGCACATTTATTCAAAAGGCGAGCATGGGTTTTTGACCTATCCGACTTTCGAAGAATGGTTTGGAAGGGTCATGGAGTGGATGAACACGCTCATTTAGTACAAAGGGCTTCTAATAACGGCCCAATGCAGGCCGCAGAGCGGCCCCCTGTTTCTAGCATAGATGTCAAGATTAATAATGTGGCCCCGGCGGGGCCTCCTGAATATGTGCCGGAAACAGGAGGCCCCGCCGGGGCCATCCGAAATGCGTTGCCTCGTTTTGCTAGAAACAGGGAGCCCCTCCGGGGCATTAGCGAATATTAAAGGAATTCCGCGGGGGCTTCCTACCGATTCAAATCGCGGAGCGATGTAATATTGGTAGCCGGCGTGCGGCAGTAACGGTTATACCCCTTTTTTTCAAATCCCGGAGGGATGTAACATCGTGCATGATGTTGCATCCCTCCGGGATTTGAAATTGTCGATTGCCGTTTTTTCTACCAATATGTCATCCCTTCGGGATTTATGCTCCTTTCAAAACCCGATCAGTTATAACCTGGATTCTGTTTAAATTCCTCCTTATTCGTAATGGCGTCAAGCTGAACTTGCGGGATTGGGCGGACATTATGGGTTTCTTTGATGTTCGCTTTGGCGTCCTGATTGTATTTTTGGACGTAGCTTACTAGTTTACCTGTCCGTTTCAGGTCGTACCAGCGGAATAGTTCTCCTGCAAGCTCGCGGGCGCGTTCGTCGAGGATGAAATCAATGTTCAGGTCTTTTGCAGCTATTACCATGCCGGCTTCCTTGCCTGGCATTGCACGTTTTTTGCGCAAATCATTGATATAAGTAAGTGCCTCGGCGGGATTTGTTTTCATTAAAGACTCAGCAGCAATAAGATACATTTCGGCGATACGAATCACGAAACCATCGCGCGAGCTCCATTCCTGGTTGGCGGTGAGGCGCGTTGGATCCATTAATTTGCTCATTTGAATAAACTGAGACCTTAATAGAAGCGACCCGTCTTCTTTATACATGGTGTTGCGGTCGAAAATTTTATAGCGACCGGCTGCATTCGCCACTTGTGCGGGTGTTGCAACCGATTTCATGAAAACCATGGATGTATCGCCGAAAGCCATTTTTGGATAGCCATTCACGGTTCCAGCTTTCAGATTAGGGACATTAGCAAGCCAAACCGTTTGAAAAGTGCCCGCATAGCGCTGGTCGACCTTTTCATTGAACAGATCCAGCAAATGCAATGTGGGCACATAACGCTGATAAGGACGTCCGTATGCAACTGACCGCTCCATGCCGGGCTGCTTATCGTACACCATTACAAAGTGCAGATGGCTGTTATTGCCTTTTCCGGCTGCGGCGTCGTAATCGCCGTTCATGGTGTCATCATTGGTGTAATTGACATAATAAACAACCTCCGAATTGGTCCCGCCCTCTGCGTTTTTCATATCCCAAAGCGATTTGAAATCCGTAAACAATGTATAACGCCCGGAAGCGATCACTTCTTTGGCCAATGTGGCTGCTGTTGCATACATTTCCGCATTGTTGGTTGCACTAGCGCGGGTCAGGGCCATTCTGGCTTTAAACGCTTTGGCAACATCCTGTGTAATGCGTCCATTCGTCGACTTGGCTGGCGCCAGATTGGTGATAGCAATGTCCAGATCTGCGAAAATCACTTTATAAAATTCCTCCACGCTTGATCTTTTGGCAGTGGTTACTGCACCGGCAGTAGGCTCCGTTTGAAGCACCACATCACCCCATGTTTCGGTGATCAGCCACAGATAATGTGCCCGCAAAAACCGCACTTCGCCTTCGTACTGCTTATTCAGCGCTTCGTTAATGGCAGGCGACGGAAGAAGCTTTAATGCTGTGTTACAAGTGTTTAATGCTTTGTATAAATGCGCCCAGTAATCTCTCAAATTCGCTTGCGCACCATTTAAATCCACTGTGTAATCAGAAATTTGGTTCGCCTTGTTATCGCCGCCGCGCAGAAATAGATCCGTGCCGGTTTCAGCAAAAGCGGACGGGAATTCCTTTCCATACCAAAGCCTGGTTCCTGAATAAGAGGCATTCACGGCTGCGGTTACCCCCAGTTCAGTTTGGTAAAACGGATCTTCGGTGAGGCCGCCCTTGTTGGTTTCGGCAAGATAATCTTCGCAGGATGTGAGGCCGGTAAAGGCAAATGCGATGAATAGAGCCTTTATTTTAAGTTTCATTAGAATGTCTGTTTTAAGCCGAAATGATTAAAAATCAATGTTTACACCAAAGATCATCTGCTTCACCAGCGGGAAGCTAAGATCTCCGCCACGCTCAGGGTCATAATCCTTGATCTTGCTGAAAGTGAAATAGTTTTGCAGCGTTCCATACACGCGCACGCGCCCTACGCCAATCTTTTTGGTTAAAGCCGACGGAATGTTATAGCCCAGGGAAACATCCCTGATTTTAACAAAGGAGCCTTTGACATAACCCAGGGTCGACTGATACAGATAATTGTTTGTCGAGTAAGAGCTGTTTGGCCTTGGGAACGCGTTAGTCGGATTTTCCGGCGTCCAGTAGTCTACATTCGAAGAGTTTTCCAGTGCGCTCGGTTTGTAGGCGCCCGCATTGTATTCGTAATTGATGTAATGCCCGATGCGGCCATACACGAATACGCTCAGATCGAAGTTTTTGTATTCAAAATGGTTACTAACCCCGAACGAGAATTTCGGCACATTGGAAAAAGTTGTACGATCGCCCGGATCAACCACGCCGTTTCCGTTCATATCCGCCACTTTCACGTCGCCGGGTTTATTTTTACCAAAGTCCAAAGCAGCTTCCTCTTCACCCAACTGCCAGATCCCGATCTTTTTATAGTCAAAAAACACCTTCGTAGGCTCACCCACAAACCATTTGTTCGCCTCATTGCGCGTTACGCCATTATTCAAGGCCACGATTTTTTCACGGTTCAATGTGAATGTCCAGTCCGTAGACCAGTTGAATGCTTTGCCGTTGATATTTTGGGATGTGATCGCAAGCTCAATGCCCTTGTTTTCAACCTGACCTACGTTTTCGAGAATTTCGCTGTAACCTGTGTGGGTGGGCAGCAAGCTTGGCAGGAGCAAATCTTTGGTCTGCGACCGGTAAACGTCGATTGTTCCGGAAATTCTGTTTCCAAGTAAACCGAAATCCAAACCCGCGTTCCAGGTGCCTGTTGTTTCCCAGGTTAAGGCCGGATTCGGAATGATGCTTGGCCAGTAACCAAATGCAGCACTCGTCCCAAAAGCATAAGCAGACAATCCTAAACCACCCAATGTTGCATACGGATCAATGGCCGAGTTACCCGATTTCCCCCAGCTCAGACGCAATTTTAAATCATTTACAACCCTGCTATCCTGCAAAAACGGCTCCTCAATCACGCGCCATGCTCCCGAGATCGATGGAAAGTAACCCCATTTGTTTCCAGCCGCCAGAACCGATGATCCGTCTGCACGCAACGATGCCTGGAAGATGTATTTATTGCTCAGTTTGTAATTAACCCTTCCAAAAAATGAAGCGATGGTGGTTTCCCTCATTTTACTGCCGATTGCCTTGGAGATCGTATTGGAATTAAGGTCGTGATAGGATGTGATAGGCGATGCCTGGTTGTTCCCCGATGAAGTGTATTCTTCAAATCTCGTCCCTAGTGAACTCGTCCCCAAAAGCCCCTGGATCTGGTGATTGCCAACGGTTTTGTTGTAATTCAATGTGTTTTCCCAGGTATAATTGAAATTATTGTTGATCTCCACACCGGAAGACGAGTTGCGTCCGACATTGGCAATGGTGTTAAATCCTTTGTAATAACCCCGGCGGTAATCCCTGAAATCCAGACCAATCGTTGATTTTAAAAACAGATCTTTGGTAATTTTCACATCCAGATAAGCCGATGAGAACAAGCGCTTATCGACAATGTTGTTTTCAAAAACACCGGGTTGTTCATCAGCCAACGGTGTAAACTGCGCGCTGTAGCCTGGTGCCGGATTCAGGATCAATGTGCCGTCATCATTAAAAGCCTTTGCAATCGGAAGGATTTTATTGGCCATATTCAGCGGATTGTCGCGCATATCCTGGTTTTTGTATGAATAAATCGCGCTCAATCCCACCCGGAAACGATCATTCAGTTTGTGATCCACACCGATTTTTCCGTTTAACCGGCGATAAACGTCATTGAGCAGCAAACCTTTATCTTTTTGGTAACCAAAAGATGTTGAAAAAGTAGTTTTTTCGCTTCCGCCAGTAAGGTTGATCTCGTAATTCTGCATCAGCCCGTTGTGGAAAATATAGCTTTGCCAATCTTCAAACTGCTTATCCTTAATGTATTGCAGCTCTGTAACCTGGAAAATATCTTCATCTTTTCTGTAAACGTCCCCATTGGTCGTGCGGTAAGCTTCGCGTTTCTGCTGCGCATATTCCTCCCCATTCATCATGCGCGGATAAAGCGCTTTTTTGTTTACCGAAACATAGGAGTTAAAGGATAACGTCGACTTTCCTGCCGATCCCTTTTTGGTGGTAATAATGATCACCCCGTTTGCGCCCCGCGTTCCGTAAATGGCCGTTGAAGCAACATCTTTCAACACTTCAATGGAGGCAATGTCAGTAGGGTTAATATCGATAAACGAGCCGTAGGGAATGCCATCAACCAGCACAAGTGGCTTGTTATCAGCTTTTAACGACCTGTTCCCGCGCAACACAATGTTAATGTTCGCGCCAGGCTGCCCAGAACTTTGCGTAATGTCAATTCCGGAAACCTTTCCTTGCAATGACCGCAAAGCGTTGGTTGTGGGAATGGCTGTAATGTCCTTCGCTTTTACGGAAGTGATCGCGCCTGTCACGTCGCTTTTCTTCATGGTTCCGTAACCTACAACTACGATTTCTTCTAGCGCCTTGGTATCCGTTGTCAGCTTAACATCAATGACAGAGCGGTTGTTGACCTCAATTTCCTGACTCACGTAACCCACATAAGAAAAAACGAGTGTCGCATTTCCTGCTGGAATGGTCAGCTTGTATAAACCATTGACATCCGAAGTGGCGCCGGTCGTCGTTCCTTTTAACAAAATGCTTACGCCAGGCAGCTCTTCGCCATTATCGCCAGTCACTTTTCCCGTAATATCCAAAACAGAAATTCCCCGGTTTCCTCCCTCTGCCGACGTCATACGGTTGTCTGTAAAATGCAGACGGCTTCCAGCATAAACGTTCTGATTACTAACCGATAACATCCCATACATGAGCACTAACCCTAAGGTTGAGGCACTTTGTAGTTTTCTAAACATACATCATAACAGTTTATATTATTCTATTTATTAATGCAAAAGTGACATTCAAAACCGGCTGCAACGATGGCCTGATTATATCGTTGCTTAAAAAATTTTTGAGGGAAAATGGGCAATGAATGCAAGTGAGCCGAAATATCAATAATCGAAGAAATAATTGATTATCATTTTTTCTAATCCGTCGCTTGGCATGAGAAAGGTTAGTGATTAGCAAGAAATGCCAAAGTATTTAGCCAAATTTTTTTATGCAATCGATGTCGGGAACGTAGCCAAAATAGAATTGAACCATTTTTTTGTTGGACAATTCAGGATATTTTAATGTAGTTTTAATTTCGAAGGGGCATATGTGACCGGGGGTAAATTGGATTAAATTTATAATTGGGTGCTGACCAGTGAAATCCTATCTTCTTGCAGGCATTCTTCCAAAAACCTCTTCGCAGATTCTTCCGAATAATCAAATACAAAACGTCTTGCCGATCCAGCATCCGCAAACTGCCCAACTGTTTCCAACATTAACTCCTGCCCATTTGTGTCTATTAAAAATGTTGTAATGCGGACAATTTCCTGATTTTCTTCGCTCCGATCACGGTGCAGGCAGATTTGGGTTTTTGATTTGGGAAGGGTTAGGATTTTGAAGTTCATGTGTGCTGATTGGTTTTAGTAAGTAGGCAATCTCTATTATGAGATAAATGTAAGTAAATTCAATAAAATACAACGTATTCGTTGTGTAAAATGTTTTTGTTTAAAGTGTCCTTTATAATTAATATGGAAAAGGACATTGAATTAAAACAGCTCGGTCTGAGAATAAAAGAATTGCGTAAAATGAAAAACATCACGCAGGAAGAGCTCGCGCACACAATCGACAAGGATCAGCAATCAATACAACGTCTAGAAGCAGGAAAGATTAACCCATCATTTCTATATCTCCAACAAATCGCAAAAGGCCTAGATATCTCACTAAGCGAGGTTTTTGAGAAACTCTAAAAATTGCGGCGAATAAACCACGAAATCGCCGCACTTTATGCGGTGATTAATCTGGTCTGCGGCGAATAACTCTTACATTTACCGCACATTATGCGGTGATTACAATGTACATTCATCAAAAAGAATCTTAGCCTGCGTTCACTTGGGATCATCAGATGATTTCTTTTTTACTGGCATCTGTACGCCACAAGCAGGGAAAATTAGTTGGACGGATGGAAAGTCTGAGCTTCTCCTTGCAGGATGAGGCCGTTTTACAAACGCTGACTTTGGATGCCGTGAAGTCAAACGAAATTGAAGGCCAGATCCTAAACGCTGATCAAGTGCGCTCTTCCATTGCGCGCAGGCTTGGTATGGACATTGGCATGTTAACGCCAGCCGATCGTCATGTTGAAGGCGTTGTTGAAATGCTTCTTGATGCAACTCAGCATTATCAAGAAGCATTGTCGGAAGAGCGGCTATTTGGATGGCACGCTGCGTTGTTTCCTACTGGTCGCAGTGGTATGTTCAAAATTACCATCGGGAATTGGCGAGACAATGCGAGTGGCCCCATGCAAGTTGTATCCGGCGCAATGGGACGCGAAAAGGTGCATTTTGATGCGCCTGCTTCCGATAGATTGCCTGAGGAAATGCCGATTTATAAGCTGGTTCAATGCTAAAAGTGATTTGGATCTCGTAATTAAGGCTGCCATAGCACATTTATGGGTTGTCACAATCCACCCGTTTGACGACGGCAATGGCAGGATCGCCCGGTCCATCGCCGACATGCAATTGGCACGTTCGGATGAAAGTGCGCAGCGTTTTTATAGCATGTCAGCCCAAATCCAGGAGAAACGCAAACATTATTATGACATTTTGGAAAAAACACAAAAAGGCAATCTGGACATCACAGAATGGCTCGAATGGTTTTTATACTGCCTCGACGGGGCTTTGGAAGCGAGGGAAACAACGCTAAATGCAGTGCTCAACAAGGCGAAATACTGGAAACTGTTCGCAGAAAAAAATATAAATGACCGTCAGAAATTATTGCTTAACAAACTTTTGGACGGGTTTGAAGGAAAGCTTAACACATCCAAATGGGCAAAAATCGCGAAAACTTCACCAGATACAGCGCTTAGAGACATTCAAAATTTGGTTGAACAAGGCATTTTAGAAAAGGAAAACTCTGGTGGTCGAAGCACAAGTTATCGGCTAGTAGGGTTGTAAAACCGTCAAATAATCCCAGGCTAGCTGCTTACCGGCGTTATCAGTGGCCAAGCTGACTAATTATCATTGTCAAACTGGATCTACTATGAATTTGCAGATCAGTTTGGAAGTCAGTACTACATTAAAAGCCGCGGATGTATGACAATTATCCTGATTGACTAAGAACTGATACGCTACCAACAAAAAAGCCGCTGCGATTGCTCGTAACGGCTTTTAAGTTGTGGTGATGGACGGAATCGAACCGCCGACACAAGGATTTTCAGTCCTTTGCTCTACCGACTGAGCTACATCACCAGGCTCAATTGGTTCCTTTCGGGAGTGCAAAAATAGAAACCTGTTTTGGCTTTACAAATTATTTGTGAAAATATTTAGCAATTTGTTTACTCCAACAACCTACCCGGCTGATTATCTTCATTTTACATTTCTGCTCTCATAATTTATCCCAAAAACATTTGCACCAACTTACATTTTTACCATATTTGTTAAGGTATGCTTGCATACTAATACGTGTTTTAAATGATCTGTAACAATGGCGATATTTCAGCAAATACTATTCATAGCTGTCTTGGGAACAGTCGCATGGCTGGGCTATCGGAGAGTGAGCCTGATCCGGTCGACGATCCTGCTCGGGAAGCCGGAAGATCGCACGGACCATCCTGGCGAGAGGTTTTCGACAATGCTCCGTGTCGCGTTTGGCCAGAAAAAAATGTTTGACCGGCCGCTGATCGGTGTGCTGCATTTCGCGGTTTACATTGGTTTTATCCTGATCAATGTGGAAATTCTGGAAATTGTGCTGGACGGAATTTTAGGCACACATCGGCTTTTTGCCCCGTTTCTAGGCGGTTTTTACCCTATATTGATCAGTTTTTTTGAATTGCTTGCTATTGGCGTTTTGCTCGCCTGCATCATTTTTCTGCTGCGGCGGAGCGTTACCAAAGTGGAAAGATTGCAGCCTGTTCGCCACCGTGAAATGAACGGCTGGCCTGCACTGGATGGAAAGTTGATCCTGGTTTTTGAAATCGTGCTGATGATCGCGATCCTGACCATGAACGCGGCGGACCTGGTTTTACAGGACCTCGGAAGTCCGCATTACCGGCAAACGGGCGACTTCTTTTTCAGTCAGTTCTTTAAACCATTATTTACCGGACTCGATGAAAACACGCTCATTATTTATGAGCGGTTTGCGTGGTGGTTTCACATTATCGGAATCTTTGTTTTCGCTGTTTATCTGACCTATTCTAAGCATTTGCACATTGTTTTGGCTTTCCCTAACACCTATTTCTCGCGGCTAACACCCAAAGGAAAGATGAATAACATGCCTGAAATCACAGCGGAAGTCAAAACAATGCTGGGTATCGAAACGCCCCAGACGGGTGAAGCGGCGGCAATTCCAGACCGGTTTGGCGCCAAAGATGTGCAGGATTTGTCTTGGAAAAATCTCATGGATGCCTATTCCTGCACGGAATGCGGGCGCTGCACGGCGGCTTGTCCCGCCAACATTACGGGCAAAAAGCTATCTCCACGCAAAATAATGATGGACACGCGTGACAGGCTGGAAGATGCCGGAAGAAATATGCTGGCCAATGGCGGCAAGTTTGTCGAGGATGGAAAGAGTTTGATCGGCGATTATATACTGGAAGAGGAAATCAATGCTTGCACAACTTGCAATGCTTGCGTGCAGGAATGTCCGGTGCTGATCAATCCGCTGGACATTATCTTACAGTTGCGCAGGCATAAGATCATGGATGAATCGCAGGCCCCTGCGAGCTGGAATATGATGTTCCAAAATCTGGATACAAATCAGGCACCGTGGAAATTTTCGCCGGGCGACCGTTTTAATTGGGCTGCCGGCCTTGAACCGAAAGAATAAAATGAGCGAATTGACATATAAAGTGCCGACAATGGCCGAAATGGCGGCTAATAATGAGGCTCCCGAGGTTTTGTTCTGGGTGGGCTGCGCTGGCTCGTTTGACGACCGTTATAAAAAAGTGACGGTTGCTTTTGTAAAAATATTGAATAAAGCGGGTGTGAAATTTGCTGTGCTAGGCACAGAGGAAAGCTGTACAGGCGATCCGGCGCGGCGGGCGGGCAATGAGTTTACCTTTCAAATGCTGGCCATGTCCAATATTCAGGTGCTGGATATGTATGGAATTAAAAAAATCGTGACGGCTTGTCCGCATTGTTTTAACACATTAAAAAACGAATATCCCGAGCTTGGCGGAAATTATGAGGTGATCCACCATTCTACTTTTTTGCAACAGCTTATTGATGAGGGCCGCGTGCGGATTGAAGGTGG
It includes:
- a CDS encoding RagB/SusD family nutrient uptake outer membrane protein, coding for MKLKIKALFIAFAFTGLTSCEDYLAETNKGGLTEDPFYQTELGVTAAVNASYSGTRLWYGKEFPSAFAETGTDLFLRGGDNKANQISDYTVDLNGAQANLRDYWAHLYKALNTCNTALKLLPSPAINEALNKQYEGEVRFLRAHYLWLITETWGDVVLQTEPTAGAVTTAKRSSVEEFYKVIFADLDIAITNLAPAKSTNGRITQDVAKAFKARMALTRASATNNAEMYATAATLAKEVIASGRYTLFTDFKSLWDMKNAEGGTNSEVVYYVNYTNDDTMNGDYDAAAGKGNNSHLHFVMVYDKQPGMERSVAYGRPYQRYVPTLHLLDLFNEKVDQRYAGTFQTVWLANVPNLKAGTVNGYPKMAFGDTSMVFMKSVATPAQVANAAGRYKIFDRNTMYKEDGSLLLRSQFIQMSKLMDPTRLTANQEWSSRDGFVIRIAEMYLIAAESLMKTNPAEALTYINDLRKKRAMPGKEAGMVIAAKDLNIDFILDERARELAGELFRWYDLKRTGKLVSYVQKYNQDAKANIKETHNVRPIPQVQLDAITNKEEFKQNPGYN
- a CDS encoding SusC/RagA family TonB-linked outer membrane protein, which gives rise to MFRKLQSASTLGLVLMYGMLSVSNQNVYAGSRLHFTDNRMTSAEGGNRGISVLDITGKVTGDNGEELPGVSILLKGTTTGATSDVNGLYKLTIPAGNATLVFSYVGYVSQEIEVNNRSVIDVKLTTDTKALEEIVVVGYGTMKKSDVTGAITSVKAKDITAIPTTNALRSLQGKVSGIDITQSSGQPGANINIVLRGNRSLKADNKPLVLVDGIPYGSFIDINPTDIASIEVLKDVASTAIYGTRGANGVIIITTKKGSAGKSTLSFNSYVSVNKKALYPRMMNGEEYAQQKREAYRTTNGDVYRKDEDIFQVTELQYIKDKQFEDWQSYIFHNGLMQNYEINLTGGSEKTTFSTSFGYQKDKGLLLNDVYRRLNGKIGVDHKLNDRFRVGLSAIYSYKNQDMRDNPLNMANKILPIAKAFNDDGTLILNPAPGYSAQFTPLADEQPGVFENNIVDKRLFSSAYLDVKITKDLFLKSTIGLDFRDYRRGYYKGFNTIANVGRNSSSGVEINNNFNYTWENTLNYNKTVGNHQIQGLLGTSSLGTRFEEYTSSGNNQASPITSYHDLNSNTISKAIGSKMRETTIASFFGRVNYKLSNKYIFQASLRADGSSVLAAGNKWGYFPSISGAWRVIEEPFLQDSRVVNDLKLRLSWGKSGNSAIDPYATLGGLGLSAYAFGTSAAFGYWPSIIPNPALTWETTGTWNAGLDFGLLGNRISGTIDVYRSQTKDLLLPSLLPTHTGYSEILENVGQVENKGIELAITSQNINGKAFNWSTDWTFTLNREKIVALNNGVTRNEANKWFVGEPTKVFFDYKKIGIWQLGEEEAALDFGKNKPGDVKVADMNGNGVVDPGDRTTFSNVPKFSFGVSNHFEYKNFDLSVFVYGRIGHYINYEYNAGAYKPSALENSSNVDYWTPENPTNAFPRPNSSYSTNNYLYQSTLGYVKGSFVKIRDVSLGYNIPSALTKKIGVGRVRVYGTLQNYFTFSKIKDYDPERGGDLSFPLVKQMIFGVNIDF
- a CDS encoding helix-turn-helix domain-containing protein, with protein sequence MEKDIELKQLGLRIKELRKMKNITQEELAHTIDKDQQSIQRLEAGKINPSFLYLQQIAKGLDISLSEVFEKL
- a CDS encoding (Fe-S)-binding protein; the protein is MAIFQQILFIAVLGTVAWLGYRRVSLIRSTILLGKPEDRTDHPGERFSTMLRVAFGQKKMFDRPLIGVLHFAVYIGFILINVEILEIVLDGILGTHRLFAPFLGGFYPILISFFELLAIGVLLACIIFLLRRSVTKVERLQPVRHREMNGWPALDGKLILVFEIVLMIAILTMNAADLVLQDLGSPHYRQTGDFFFSQFFKPLFTGLDENTLIIYERFAWWFHIIGIFVFAVYLTYSKHLHIVLAFPNTYFSRLTPKGKMNNMPEITAEVKTMLGIETPQTGEAAAIPDRFGAKDVQDLSWKNLMDAYSCTECGRCTAACPANITGKKLSPRKIMMDTRDRLEDAGRNMLANGGKFVEDGKSLIGDYILEEEINACTTCNACVQECPVLINPLDIILQLRRHKIMDESQAPASWNMMFQNLDTNQAPWKFSPGDRFNWAAGLEPKE
- a CDS encoding (Fe-S)-binding protein — encoded protein: MSELTYKVPTMAEMAANNEAPEVLFWVGCAGSFDDRYKKVTVAFVKILNKAGVKFAVLGTEESCTGDPARRAGNEFTFQMLAMSNIQVLDMYGIKKIVTACPHCFNTLKNEYPELGGNYEVIHHSTFLQQLIDEGRVRIEGGETFKGKKITFHDSCYLGRANNIYEAPRQVLEALDADLVEMKRCRTKGLCCGAGGGQMFKEPEPGKKDINIERIEEAIATGADTIAVACPFCMVMMTDGVKNKEKESTVKVYDLAELIAQAEGL